A window from Pseudomonas kribbensis encodes these proteins:
- a CDS encoding vWA domain-containing protein, whose amino-acid sequence MGANARPRAGRLNNGRQGKRHAARSGSVNWPGTLLNGRPKVRADLLFQLRTRTPHELWLVIVDASASTRRHRALSDAKGVLAQLFDDAYRQRARLALLTASGAAPKWQVQGLKASSGLRAWLDELGAGGGTPLLAALNEAEHWLTVRRKRFPAEQQRLLVLTDGRLKECSGLPALACPGLLIDIERGPIRLGRARQLATALDADYRHIDDLLSV is encoded by the coding sequence GTGGGGGCGAATGCCAGACCCCGCGCCGGACGCCTGAACAATGGCCGGCAGGGCAAGCGTCACGCGGCTCGCAGTGGCTCGGTGAACTGGCCGGGAACATTGCTCAACGGTCGCCCGAAAGTGCGTGCTGACTTGCTGTTTCAACTGCGCACCCGCACACCTCATGAACTGTGGCTGGTGATTGTCGACGCTTCGGCCTCAACCCGTCGTCATCGAGCATTGAGCGATGCCAAGGGAGTACTCGCGCAACTGTTCGACGACGCTTACCGGCAACGGGCGCGACTCGCATTGCTGACTGCCAGTGGCGCAGCGCCGAAATGGCAGGTGCAGGGTTTGAAAGCTTCCAGCGGATTGCGAGCATGGCTCGATGAGTTGGGCGCGGGCGGCGGCACGCCATTGCTTGCGGCATTGAACGAGGCCGAGCACTGGCTGACGGTGCGCCGCAAACGATTCCCCGCCGAACAACAGCGCCTGCTGGTGCTCACCGATGGGCGTTTGAAAGAATGCTCGGGATTGCCGGCACTGGCCTGTCCGGGCCTGTTGATCGATATCGAGCGCGGGCCGATCCGGTTGGGCCGGGCCAGACAGTTGGCGACTGCCCTGGACGCGGATTACCGGCATATCGACGACCTGTTGTCTGTCTGA
- a CDS encoding NADH:flavin oxidoreductase/NADH oxidase family protein encodes MSPFQILKLPNGQTVGNRIAKAAMEENLADRDQAPSRELFRLYQAWADGGAGLLLTGNVMIDRRAMTGPGGVVLEDERHLERFRQWAEIARSGGAQVWVQLNHPGRQTFANMGQQSLAPSAVALEMGSFSKLFAEPKPMTEDDIEDVIQRFARSAALAEKAGFTGIQIHAAHGYLLSQFLSPLTNRRTDRWGGSLENRARLLLSVIEAVRQAVSPQFCVAVKLNSADFQRGGFDTDDARQVIEWLNEQPIDLLELSGGSYEAPAMQGEARDGRTLAREAFFLEMASELASVARMPVMVTGGIRRLPIVEQVLDSGIDMAGIATALAIEPSLVRHWREGRHSEPQLPPIRWKRKPLAALANMAVVRFQMARLSRGRKPHPEVSALWALIRDRLYLSRRTRQYRQAMDV; translated from the coding sequence ATGTCGCCCTTCCAGATTTTGAAACTGCCCAACGGTCAGACCGTCGGCAACCGTATCGCCAAAGCCGCCATGGAAGAAAACCTCGCGGATCGTGACCAGGCACCGTCCCGCGAATTGTTCCGCTTGTATCAGGCCTGGGCCGACGGCGGCGCCGGGTTGCTGCTGACCGGTAACGTCATGATCGACCGCCGCGCCATGACCGGCCCTGGTGGCGTGGTGCTGGAAGACGAGCGGCATCTGGAGCGTTTCCGCCAATGGGCCGAAATTGCCCGCAGTGGCGGCGCGCAAGTCTGGGTGCAGCTCAACCACCCCGGCCGCCAGACTTTCGCCAACATGGGCCAGCAATCACTGGCGCCGTCAGCAGTGGCACTGGAAATGGGTTCGTTCTCGAAACTGTTCGCCGAGCCCAAGCCGATGACCGAGGACGACATCGAAGATGTCATTCAACGTTTCGCCAGGAGTGCCGCGCTTGCCGAGAAAGCCGGATTCACCGGCATCCAGATCCACGCGGCTCACGGCTATCTGCTCAGCCAGTTCCTTTCGCCGCTGACCAATCGCCGTACCGATCGCTGGGGCGGCTCACTGGAAAATCGTGCACGCCTGCTGCTTTCGGTGATCGAGGCTGTGCGTCAGGCCGTTTCACCACAATTCTGCGTGGCGGTGAAACTCAATTCCGCGGACTTCCAGCGCGGCGGTTTCGACACGGACGACGCTCGTCAGGTAATCGAATGGCTCAACGAGCAGCCGATCGACCTGCTGGAACTGTCCGGCGGCAGCTACGAAGCCCCTGCCATGCAGGGCGAAGCCCGTGACGGACGCACCCTGGCCCGTGAGGCATTTTTTCTGGAAATGGCCAGCGAACTGGCCAGCGTGGCCCGCATGCCGGTGATGGTCACCGGCGGTATCCGGCGCCTGCCCATCGTCGAACAGGTACTCGACAGCGGCATCGACATGGCCGGCATCGCCACCGCGCTGGCCATCGAACCGAGCCTGGTCAGACACTGGCGCGAAGGCCGCCACAGCGAGCCGCAATTGCCGCCGATCCGCTGGAAACGCAAACCGCTGGCCGCGCTGGCGAACATGGCCGTGGTGCGTTTCCAGATGGCGCGCCTGAGCCGCGGCCGCAAGCCACATCCCGAAGTGTCGGCACTCTGGGCGCTGATCCGCGACCGCTTGTACCTCAGTCGCCGCACCCGGCAGTACCGTCAGGCGATGGATGTATAA
- a CDS encoding phospholipase D-like domain-containing protein, with the protein MRVLVANPQDDFRVKAYAGTNGVLLAMDLAEPRRKGLLGFAIEKQQGDKPWQFLFNSLTFPGKAHTFPQFHATPSDIAPLQKFRWADYAVNPGTTMHYRVHLAYGTADAPVLGESLELSITSDDGHPANQRVIFNRAVAASQAFQRKFPDLDAQISANKNMPIEAWPDAARQWLENGLLGRLQGFIERAPDGEWALDIAIYEYQLQAIIDTVNAAFDRGVQVRVLYHARPGDEDTTMNEASLAKLPEANKRGRVTHDIFHDKFIVLSRIAGGERQPQAVLCGSTNFTANGVYRQANVVHVLDDTAIAASYLQTFEQVWATPADVGATRDWITQHNPMNPTQPLFAGFSPRSGGADLREFVDIINAAKKDVLFVTAFTLPDAILNALLGQPHDDILRYGLQNTASRITGFHADRTAEFAATALLNTGLEGWLKENMKGQKGNLLVHTKAIVTDFTTDSPTIISGSHNLSAAASNGNDENFLIIRGDTELADRYGLELLRFYEHYRFRYFAKKLALKQVQPLAADDSWTNDYYVEGDLRQLSRLRFAGR; encoded by the coding sequence ATGCGCGTACTGGTTGCCAATCCTCAGGACGATTTTCGTGTAAAGGCTTACGCCGGCACCAACGGCGTGCTGCTGGCGATGGACCTCGCCGAACCCCGCCGCAAAGGCCTGCTGGGGTTTGCCATCGAGAAGCAGCAGGGCGACAAGCCGTGGCAGTTCCTGTTCAACAGCCTGACCTTTCCCGGCAAGGCTCACACCTTCCCGCAGTTTCACGCCACGCCGAGTGATATCGCACCGCTGCAGAAATTTCGCTGGGCCGATTACGCGGTCAATCCAGGGACGACCATGCATTACCGCGTACATCTTGCCTATGGCACGGCCGACGCGCCGGTGCTGGGGGAGTCGCTGGAGTTGAGCATTACTTCAGACGATGGTCACCCGGCCAATCAACGCGTGATCTTCAACCGCGCCGTGGCCGCCAGTCAGGCGTTCCAGCGCAAGTTTCCGGATCTCGACGCGCAGATCAGCGCCAACAAGAACATGCCCATCGAAGCCTGGCCCGATGCGGCACGGCAGTGGCTGGAGAACGGTCTGCTCGGACGCTTGCAGGGGTTCATCGAACGTGCGCCCGATGGCGAGTGGGCGCTGGACATCGCGATCTACGAGTATCAGTTGCAAGCCATTATCGACACGGTGAACGCGGCCTTTGATCGCGGTGTGCAGGTCCGGGTTTTGTATCACGCCAGGCCCGGTGACGAAGACACCACGATGAACGAGGCCAGCCTCGCCAAATTGCCGGAAGCCAACAAGCGCGGGCGTGTGACCCACGATATTTTCCATGACAAGTTCATCGTCCTCAGCCGTATCGCTGGCGGTGAGCGGCAGCCCCAGGCCGTGCTGTGCGGCAGTACCAATTTCACCGCCAACGGTGTGTATCGTCAGGCCAACGTCGTGCACGTTCTGGATGACACCGCTATCGCGGCCAGCTATCTGCAGACGTTCGAGCAGGTCTGGGCGACGCCGGCAGACGTCGGCGCCACCCGGGACTGGATCACCCAGCACAACCCGATGAACCCGACGCAACCGCTGTTTGCCGGGTTCTCGCCGCGCAGTGGTGGTGCCGATCTGCGCGAGTTCGTCGACATCATCAATGCGGCGAAGAAGGATGTGCTGTTCGTCACCGCGTTCACTTTGCCCGATGCCATTCTCAACGCGCTGCTCGGCCAGCCCCATGACGACATCCTGCGTTACGGCCTGCAGAACACCGCCAGTCGCATCACCGGATTCCACGCCGACCGCACGGCCGAGTTCGCTGCCACTGCGCTGCTCAACACCGGGCTGGAAGGCTGGCTGAAAGAGAACATGAAAGGCCAGAAGGGCAACCTGCTGGTGCACACCAAAGCCATCGTCACCGACTTCACCACTGACAGCCCGACGATTATCAGCGGCAGCCACAACCTCAGCGCCGCGGCCAGCAACGGCAACGACGAGAACTTCCTGATCATTCGCGGCGACACCGAACTGGCGGACCGTTATGGCCTGGAACTGCTGCGGTTCTACGAGCATTACCGCTTCCGCTATTTCGCGAAAAAACTGGCGCTGAAGCAGGTGCAACCGCTGGCGGCGGATGACAGCTGGACTAACGACTATTACGTCGAAGGGGATTTGCGTCAGCTGTCTCGCCTGCGGTTTGCCGGGCGCTAG
- a CDS encoding TerC family protein — protein MEWLADPTAWLGLLTLIVLELVLGIDNLVFIAILADKLPPHQRDRARIIGLSLALIMRLGLLASISWLVTLTAPLFEVFGKSFSGRDLIMLFGGVFLLFKATMELHERLEGHVGERSTNTAYALFWPIVAQIVVLDAVFSLDAVITAVGMVDELAVMMIAVVVSIGVMIVASKPLTRFVNAHPTVIMLCLGFLMMIGFALTAEGLGFHIPKGYLYAAIGFSILIEVFNQIARARRKRSMQGLRPMRERTAHAVMRLLGGRKLAVEEVGEEISDLLDDGEAPSAELFDRRERVMISGVLQLAERPIRTLMTVRADVDHIDLADDAAAIRTRLMHSSYSRLPLIRNGAVDEPLGFVHKKELLKEYLAGNEPNLEHLARKTLNLLDSYSILNALEQMRAASTHIAFVVNEFGDFVGVLTMTDILESIAGELPDASEIAGPDVVEEQGGFVVNGALNLTRIRQRTGFTAEPTEDYQTLAGLVMSLLDRLPMKGDRLEHAGWGMTVMAVEERRVTRVLLKREA, from the coding sequence ATGGAATGGTTAGCGGATCCCACGGCATGGCTGGGCTTGTTGACACTGATCGTGCTGGAACTGGTGCTGGGTATCGACAACCTGGTGTTTATCGCGATCCTGGCGGACAAGTTGCCGCCGCATCAGCGCGACCGCGCACGAATCATCGGCTTGAGCCTGGCGCTGATCATGCGTCTTGGCCTGTTGGCGAGTATTTCCTGGCTGGTCACCCTCACGGCACCGCTGTTCGAAGTCTTCGGCAAGAGCTTCTCCGGCCGTGACCTGATCATGCTGTTCGGTGGTGTGTTCCTGTTGTTCAAGGCGACCATGGAATTGCACGAACGGCTTGAGGGCCACGTCGGCGAACGTTCGACCAACACCGCTTATGCGTTGTTCTGGCCGATCGTGGCGCAGATTGTCGTACTTGATGCAGTGTTCTCCCTCGATGCGGTGATTACTGCCGTGGGCATGGTCGATGAACTGGCGGTGATGATGATCGCGGTGGTCGTGTCCATTGGTGTGATGATCGTTGCCAGCAAGCCGCTGACCCGTTTCGTGAACGCGCACCCGACGGTGATCATGCTGTGTCTGGGCTTCCTGATGATGATCGGTTTTGCCCTGACCGCCGAAGGTTTGGGTTTCCACATCCCGAAAGGTTATCTGTATGCCGCGATTGGTTTCTCGATCCTGATCGAGGTGTTCAACCAGATCGCCCGTGCTCGTCGCAAGCGTTCGATGCAGGGCTTGCGCCCGATGCGTGAGCGTACGGCCCACGCGGTGATGCGCCTTTTGGGTGGCCGTAAACTGGCGGTGGAAGAGGTCGGCGAAGAGATTTCCGACTTGCTGGACGATGGCGAGGCGCCAAGCGCGGAGCTGTTCGACCGTCGCGAACGGGTGATGATCAGCGGCGTACTGCAACTGGCCGAGCGGCCGATTCGCACACTGATGACCGTGCGTGCGGATGTCGATCACATTGATCTGGCAGACGATGCAGCGGCGATTCGTACGCGACTGATGCATTCCTCCTACTCGCGCCTGCCACTGATTCGCAACGGTGCGGTGGACGAACCGTTGGGCTTCGTTCACAAAAAGGAGCTGCTCAAGGAATACCTGGCCGGCAATGAGCCAAACCTCGAGCACCTGGCGCGCAAAACGCTGAATCTGCTCGACAGCTATTCGATCCTCAACGCTCTCGAGCAAATGCGTGCGGCGTCGACCCACATTGCGTTTGTTGTAAACGAATTCGGTGATTTTGTCGGCGTGTTGACCATGACCGACATCCTCGAATCGATCGCCGGTGAGTTGCCGGACGCCAGCGAAATCGCTGGCCCGGACGTGGTCGAGGAGCAGGGCGGGTTTGTGGTGAATGGCGCGTTGAACCTGACGCGGATTCGCCAGCGCACCGGTTTCACGGCCGAACCGACCGAGGATTACCAGACCCTCGCCGGGTTGGTGATGAGTCTTCTGGATCGGCTGCCGATGAAGGGCGATCGCCTGGAGCATGCCGGCTGGGGCATGACCGTGATGGCGGTCGAAGAGCGACGGGTAACGCGAGTGTTGCTCAAGCGTGAGGCCTGA
- a CDS encoding NfrA family protein, with translation MKPVHRHTLLMGSLLLGLSTAYPLQAAPLSDFEQFRSYPYMDRSYREAKKGNWKEVERLMRHLLEKVPKNDEARALLVESLAKQRRYKDAMQALPANSDALLDLRLTWIEQDPPTSTQVESWMATSSLNDRVRLWQAYSLSLAKFGGAAKAHDWLAQLSPKGDDNILRLARANWSEQLRDWSGTIDQLAPLAARKQLDAEGWQRLANAYVQRLDEKPLQQLLQQAPSLEAARKVRLAMVDRAIAMGHEQQAQRWIQSLPDSDLADPAQRQRLWELARKTEDVPTVQRLSNDLQRPCLETAEWLSRQDPEAALKQFRGCTPDDDPQTWLILAQRLQATDLLQTTRLPQPWDSRRQEQILNVWQDQGRSDKVDAWLAGQTQTPEIVKRRAELSQRMGRMTEAQTLWELHYRQTGNPASLNQATYLAVNNGDRDHAQQLLETAYDRHQGRLPATALQRLAGLYAASKTTTPEQQRRMASLLTHVDGATRGQLLAQLAENGQCDAVQQAIGNHPQVAGDYRALGRCAMPDRPGEAVVYYQQAEKLGDRSGRLPLAYALEAAGDSAGALAIWRSIPATELSDNARLTASRSALNAGDSQAAEGYWQQSTTRGANEWALGAAIADARGDHVQALERQRKALQQAPDAGHFYAASVTAQKAGDLPQSTAWLAEAVRRDPNNPRYRADYGMRLAGAETREERATAIPYLQQATRDFPEDYRLGETLAWRYDEVEDSASARKELRRVIDLEQNPVAADDEDGSMEARRYRQRRAHETLSRRDSRTIASTWSPAGVSTNDFVRPDESKGSNRRADSQNVQLAMWDHALGDEPSRAGSTLSVYGRVLLGGQGRSSYAESLAAGVGLRYKPWGTQNINFYGEIYKQSQFNDDDNHSLSLGQMLVPEKLLDQINDHRQDGHTTTDYLLRATASFLDQGKYRNDWRVDENDWGERFLYLDAAWWTKAGDHQWLSRFQQGHAWKLPNSGAQTIMPYGFLEFASQDPSNDWRQDLRTGVGLRWQWWYDEDRYNAYRSKLTVRTEYQQSLGGNLYEGGNGVLLGVEWNF, from the coding sequence ATGAAGCCTGTGCATCGTCACACCTTGCTGATGGGCAGCCTGCTGCTGGGCCTGAGTACCGCGTATCCGCTACAGGCTGCGCCGCTGAGCGACTTCGAGCAGTTCCGCAGCTATCCCTACATGGACCGCAGTTACCGCGAAGCGAAAAAGGGCAACTGGAAAGAAGTCGAGCGTCTGATGCGCCACTTGCTGGAAAAGGTCCCGAAAAACGACGAGGCCCGGGCACTGCTGGTTGAATCGCTGGCCAAACAACGCCGTTACAAAGACGCGATGCAAGCGTTGCCGGCAAACAGCGACGCCCTTCTCGACCTGCGCCTGACCTGGATCGAACAGGATCCGCCGACCAGCACTCAGGTTGAAAGCTGGATGGCCACTAGCAGCCTGAATGACCGCGTACGCCTGTGGCAGGCCTACAGTCTCAGCCTCGCCAAGTTCGGCGGCGCGGCCAAGGCTCACGACTGGCTGGCACAACTGTCGCCCAAGGGCGATGACAATATCCTGCGTCTGGCGCGGGCCAACTGGTCGGAGCAACTGCGCGACTGGAGCGGCACCATCGATCAGCTCGCACCGCTCGCCGCCCGCAAACAACTGGATGCCGAAGGCTGGCAACGATTGGCCAATGCCTACGTCCAGCGCCTAGACGAAAAACCGCTGCAACAGCTGCTGCAACAGGCCCCGAGCCTCGAGGCCGCACGCAAAGTCCGCCTCGCAATGGTCGACCGCGCCATTGCCATGGGCCACGAGCAACAGGCACAACGCTGGATTCAGTCGTTGCCGGACTCCGATCTGGCCGACCCGGCACAACGCCAGCGCCTGTGGGAACTGGCGCGCAAGACCGAAGACGTGCCGACCGTGCAGCGCTTGAGCAACGACCTGCAGCGGCCTTGCCTGGAGACCGCCGAATGGTTGTCGCGCCAGGACCCGGAAGCAGCGCTCAAGCAATTTCGCGGCTGCACGCCAGACGACGACCCGCAAACCTGGCTGATACTCGCACAACGCCTGCAAGCCACCGACCTGTTGCAAACCACCCGACTGCCGCAGCCGTGGGACAGTCGCCGTCAGGAGCAAATCTTGAATGTCTGGCAGGATCAGGGACGCAGCGACAAGGTCGATGCGTGGCTGGCCGGCCAGACGCAAACGCCTGAAATCGTCAAACGTCGGGCGGAACTGTCGCAACGCATGGGACGCATGACCGAAGCGCAGACCTTGTGGGAGCTTCACTACCGGCAGACCGGCAATCCGGCCTCGCTGAATCAGGCCACTTATCTGGCAGTCAACAACGGTGATCGCGACCACGCGCAGCAATTGCTGGAAACTGCGTATGACCGTCATCAGGGTCGTTTGCCGGCCACAGCGCTGCAGCGTCTGGCCGGTCTGTATGCAGCTTCGAAAACCACAACACCGGAACAACAACGACGCATGGCTTCGTTGCTCACCCATGTCGATGGTGCCACCCGTGGCCAGTTACTCGCGCAACTCGCAGAAAACGGCCAGTGCGATGCCGTTCAGCAAGCCATAGGCAACCACCCTCAGGTCGCCGGCGATTATCGCGCTTTGGGTCGTTGTGCGATGCCGGATCGACCGGGCGAAGCTGTCGTGTATTACCAGCAAGCGGAAAAACTCGGTGACCGCAGCGGCCGGCTGCCCCTGGCCTACGCCCTCGAAGCCGCTGGCGATTCCGCTGGTGCGCTGGCCATCTGGCGCAGCATTCCCGCTACAGAACTGAGCGACAACGCGCGCCTCACCGCCAGCCGCAGTGCGCTGAATGCAGGTGACAGCCAGGCCGCTGAAGGTTACTGGCAGCAAAGCACGACGCGGGGCGCCAATGAATGGGCCCTCGGTGCGGCCATCGCCGACGCCCGCGGCGATCATGTCCAGGCACTTGAACGTCAGCGCAAAGCCTTGCAACAAGCACCGGACGCCGGGCATTTCTACGCAGCGTCGGTCACCGCGCAAAAGGCGGGGGACTTGCCACAAAGCACCGCATGGCTGGCCGAGGCCGTACGTCGCGACCCGAACAACCCGCGTTACCGCGCCGACTACGGCATGCGCTTGGCCGGCGCTGAAACCCGCGAGGAACGCGCCACCGCAATCCCCTATCTGCAACAGGCCACCCGTGACTTCCCCGAGGATTACCGACTCGGCGAAACCCTGGCCTGGCGCTACGACGAAGTGGAAGACAGCGCCTCGGCCCGCAAGGAACTGCGCCGGGTGATCGATCTGGAACAAAACCCGGTGGCCGCCGACGACGAGGATGGCAGCATGGAAGCGCGCCGCTACCGTCAGCGCCGTGCCCATGAAACCCTCTCCCGCCGCGACAGCCGGACGATTGCCAGCACCTGGTCGCCAGCCGGAGTGTCGACCAATGACTTCGTGCGGCCGGACGAGAGCAAAGGTTCGAACCGTCGCGCCGACTCGCAAAACGTACAACTGGCGATGTGGGATCACGCCCTCGGCGATGAACCGAGCCGCGCCGGCAGTACGCTGTCGGTGTATGGCCGGGTCCTGCTCGGTGGACAGGGTCGCTCCAGTTACGCCGAATCCCTCGCCGCCGGTGTCGGCCTGCGCTACAAGCCGTGGGGCACGCAGAACATCAACTTCTACGGTGAGATCTACAAACAGAGCCAGTTCAACGATGACGACAACCACAGCCTGAGCCTCGGCCAGATGCTTGTGCCGGAAAAACTGCTGGATCAGATCAACGATCACCGCCAGGACGGCCACACCACCACCGACTACCTGTTGCGCGCTACGGCCTCGTTCCTCGATCAGGGCAAGTACCGCAATGACTGGCGCGTCGACGAAAACGACTGGGGCGAGCGCTTCCTCTACCTTGATGCCGCCTGGTGGACCAAGGCCGGCGATCACCAGTGGCTGTCGCGGTTCCAGCAGGGGCATGCCTGGAAGCTGCCGAACAGCGGCGCTCAGACGATCATGCCTTATGGCTTCCTCGAATTCGCCAGCCAGGATCCGAGCAACGATTGGCGCCAGGACCTGCGTACCGGTGTCGGTCTGCGCTGGCAATGGTGGTACGACGAGGATCGCTACAACGCCTACCGCTCGAAACTGACGGTACGCACCGAATATCAACAGTCGCTGGGCGGCAATCTGTATGAAGGCGGCAACGGTGTGCTGCTGGGCGTGGAGTGGAATTTCTAA
- a CDS encoding MerR family transcriptional regulator gives MKIGELAQQSGLSASSIRFYEAQGLIPKVERLGNGYRRYPPQVLQTLNIIRSAQQAGFSLEELKQLLPAAGTGEFKHEELVEGLTRKVEQIEVMQQHLAQSKARLLEVIDSIQSKPEGMSCGANAERVLASIYPES, from the coding sequence ATGAAAATTGGTGAACTGGCGCAACAGAGCGGGCTGAGCGCTTCGAGCATTCGCTTCTACGAGGCTCAGGGCCTGATTCCGAAAGTGGAGCGCTTGGGTAATGGTTATCGGCGCTACCCGCCGCAAGTGCTGCAAACCCTGAACATCATCCGCAGTGCCCAGCAGGCCGGGTTTTCCCTGGAAGAACTCAAACAGTTGCTGCCAGCTGCCGGAACCGGCGAATTCAAGCATGAGGAACTGGTGGAGGGCCTGACGCGCAAGGTCGAGCAGATCGAAGTCATGCAACAGCATCTGGCTCAAAGCAAGGCGCGGTTGCTGGAGGTGATCGACAGCATTCAATCCAAGCCCGAAGGCATGAGCTGCGGTGCCAATGCCGAACGGGTCCTTGCCTCGATCTACCCGGAATCCTGA
- a CDS encoding DUF4434 family protein, whose protein sequence is MARWMLFFYLLLGATLARADERVFYQPLNVDAGLTQAQWQKVWQDIARQGTRTVIVQWTAYGDSDFGGANGWLANSLKLARQQGLQLVLGLSMDPAYYKRIDELDSAGLGAYWQAQLGQSLAQQQKLRQEWKLPVSGWYLPLELDDLHFLAADRRATLQRQLKDFAAKLDAPLHVSAFSAGKLAPTVNAQWLGDLTAAGAQVWWQDGAGTGRLPVLVRNGYASALPCSVGIVREAFRQVSREGEAFRAEPATPDATSTGCHQSAVFSLRYRPWGQVILDNQRKHPGSNVQNH, encoded by the coding sequence ATGGCTCGATGGATGTTGTTTTTCTACCTGTTGCTGGGTGCCACTCTCGCACGGGCCGATGAGCGGGTGTTCTATCAGCCCCTGAATGTCGACGCCGGCCTGACCCAGGCGCAGTGGCAGAAAGTCTGGCAGGACATAGCCCGGCAAGGCACGCGAACCGTGATTGTGCAGTGGACCGCGTACGGTGACTCGGACTTTGGCGGTGCCAATGGCTGGCTCGCCAACAGCCTGAAACTCGCCCGACAGCAAGGCCTGCAACTGGTGCTCGGGCTGTCGATGGACCCGGCGTATTACAAGCGCATCGACGAACTGGACAGCGCCGGCCTCGGCGCCTATTGGCAGGCGCAATTGGGGCAATCGCTCGCACAGCAACAGAAGTTGCGCCAGGAATGGAAACTGCCGGTCAGCGGTTGGTATCTGCCGCTGGAACTGGACGACTTGCACTTTCTGGCGGCCGACCGGCGGGCAACGCTCCAGCGTCAGTTGAAGGATTTCGCCGCAAAACTGGACGCACCGCTGCATGTCAGTGCCTTCAGTGCCGGCAAGTTGGCCCCGACAGTCAACGCCCAATGGCTGGGGGATCTGACAGCCGCCGGCGCGCAGGTCTGGTGGCAGGACGGCGCGGGTACCGGACGCCTGCCAGTGCTGGTGCGCAACGGCTATGCCAGCGCACTGCCCTGCTCCGTCGGCATCGTGCGTGAAGCGTTCCGCCAGGTCAGCCGTGAAGGCGAGGCTTTCCGCGCCGAGCCGGCAACCCCGGATGCCACTTCCACCGGCTGTCATCAAAGTGCCGTGTTTTCCCTGCGATACCGGCCGTGGGGACAGGTGATTCTCGACAACCAGCGCAAGCATCCGGGCAGCAATGTACAAAACCATTGA
- a CDS encoding GGDEF domain-containing protein, with amino-acid sequence MYKTIEDEVLKRTAPAELWDEFIQHEFERLHSFCLLIYLASMGIWLAFDLIVSFLGDQGFTWRSMVFIAAFAVLAVVLMFTRKARHFDWLNLTFVFLITLGIRLVIDGLPPTFHGIWLVLAAATTLYSASVLPLSRWSFFAAQVVTWLILNPFMGTGIGLLELKGVMTIAYSVFLCALTIYTFLKLRETKLYNYIMSKLLLDQAYNDTLTEIPNRRSFMTRAEKSLQAAPREHDHYLAMIDIDNFKKVNDVYGHDIGDEVLKRIAADIKAVMAPFEYARLGGEEFAIYLAGVRREDVEALAGELCRVVREQTTRHPVTISIGVARVEDGDTLNQALIKADEALYESKHTGKDRYTFHQ; translated from the coding sequence ATGTACAAAACCATTGAAGACGAAGTCCTGAAGCGAACCGCACCCGCCGAGTTGTGGGACGAGTTCATCCAGCATGAGTTCGAACGGCTGCATTCGTTCTGCCTGCTGATCTATCTGGCCAGCATGGGCATCTGGCTGGCCTTCGACCTGATCGTCAGTTTCCTCGGCGATCAGGGCTTCACCTGGCGCTCTATGGTGTTCATCGCCGCGTTCGCCGTACTCGCCGTGGTGTTGATGTTCACGCGCAAGGCTCGCCACTTCGACTGGCTTAACCTGACCTTCGTGTTCCTCATCACCCTGGGCATACGGCTGGTGATCGACGGCCTGCCGCCGACGTTTCATGGCATCTGGCTGGTGCTCGCTGCCGCCACCACGCTTTACAGCGCCTCCGTGCTGCCACTCAGTCGCTGGTCGTTCTTCGCTGCGCAGGTCGTCACCTGGCTGATACTCAACCCGTTCATGGGGACCGGTATCGGCCTGCTGGAACTCAAAGGCGTCATGACCATCGCCTACAGCGTGTTTCTCTGTGCGCTGACGATCTACACGTTTTTGAAGCTGCGCGAGACCAAGCTCTACAACTACATCATGTCCAAGCTGTTGCTGGATCAGGCCTACAACGACACGCTGACTGAAATCCCCAACCGCCGCTCGTTCATGACCCGCGCCGAAAAGAGCCTGCAAGCAGCGCCCCGCGAGCACGACCATTACCTGGCGATGATCGACATCGACAACTTCAAGAAAGTGAATGATGTGTACGGCCACGACATCGGCGATGAAGTGCTCAAGCGGATCGCAGCAGACATCAAAGCGGTGATGGCACCGTTCGAATACGCGCGACTGGGTGGCGAGGAGTTTGCGATTTATCTGGCGGGCGTGCGCCGCGAGGACGTCGAGGCCTTGGCCGGTGAGTTGTGCCGGGTGGTGCGTGAGCAAACCACCCGGCATCCGGTGACCATCAGCATCGGTGTGGCCCGGGTCGAAGATGGCGATACCCTCAACCAGGCCCTGATCAAGGCTGACGAAGCGTTGTATGAGTCAAAGCACACCGGGAAAGACCGGTACACCTTTCATCAGTGA